In the Advenella kashmirensis WT001 genome, one interval contains:
- a CDS encoding NHL repeat-containing protein — translation MKHSANADIAATNSSVAQIVQEYGPFPDADTIHGVTFDGHHVWAATGSSLLEFDPAQRQVTRKLACTCDAGTAFDGTYLYQITGEQINKIDPTDGSVLATIPAPGHGNDSGLAWAEGSLWVGQYRNRTIVQINPESGAVIRSIQSDRFVTGVTWVDNELWHGTWEADESDIRRIDPDSGAVLEQLIMPTGTGVSGLESDGADLFYCGGGASGKVRAVRRPK, via the coding sequence ATGAAGCACTCAGCAAACGCAGACATAGCAGCGACAAACTCCAGCGTCGCGCAAATCGTGCAGGAATACGGCCCCTTTCCGGATGCCGATACCATTCACGGCGTCACCTTTGACGGACACCACGTCTGGGCCGCCACCGGATCCAGCCTGCTCGAGTTCGATCCGGCACAGCGCCAGGTCACACGCAAGCTGGCGTGCACCTGCGATGCAGGCACGGCATTTGACGGCACCTATCTGTATCAGATTACCGGTGAGCAGATCAACAAAATTGATCCGACCGACGGTAGCGTGCTGGCGACCATTCCGGCACCTGGCCATGGCAATGACTCCGGCCTGGCCTGGGCCGAGGGTAGCCTGTGGGTGGGTCAATATCGCAATCGCACGATCGTTCAGATCAATCCTGAGAGCGGCGCTGTCATCCGCAGCATCCAGTCCGACCGTTTCGTCACCGGTGTGACCTGGGTCGACAACGAGCTTTGGCATGGCACCTGGGAGGCAGATGAAAGCGACATACGCCGGATCGATCCCGACAGCGGCGCAGTACTGGAACAACTGATCATGCCAACCGGCACCGGCGTCAGCGGGCTTGAATCTGATGGTGCCGATCTTTTCTACTGCGGCGGAGGCGCCAGCGGAAAAGTGCGCGCCGTACGCCGTCCTAAATAA
- a CDS encoding TRAP transporter small permease, translating into MNANWFHRLEEGLIAFLLAAMTLITFAQVIARYVFNYSFTWALELAIFIFGGLIFLGLSYGVRVKAHIGVDALIKALPKKAARVTGIAACALCLVYTAIVFYGAWIYVDKMYTIGILAQDIPVPQWVPRLVLPVGFALLFIRFAEILFDMLRGRRAQLLGDEAEEALKHASDDTSVINQEVK; encoded by the coding sequence ATGAACGCTAACTGGTTTCATCGGCTTGAGGAAGGACTGATCGCCTTTCTTCTGGCCGCCATGACGCTGATCACCTTTGCTCAGGTCATAGCGCGCTATGTCTTCAATTACAGTTTCACCTGGGCGCTTGAGCTGGCCATATTCATCTTCGGCGGCTTGATCTTCCTGGGGCTGTCATACGGTGTACGGGTCAAGGCGCACATTGGCGTTGATGCGCTGATCAAGGCCCTGCCCAAAAAGGCGGCCCGCGTTACCGGCATTGCGGCCTGCGCACTGTGCCTAGTCTATACCGCTATCGTATTCTACGGCGCCTGGATTTACGTGGACAAAATGTACACCATTGGCATTCTTGCCCAGGATATACCCGTTCCCCAGTGGGTTCCGCGATTGGTATTGCCTGTAGGCTTCGCGCTTTTATTCATACGGTTTGCCGAAATCCTGTTCGATATGCTGCGGGGCCGTCGCGCCCAGCTGCTTGGCGATGAAGCCGAAGAGGCGCTCAAACATGCCAGTGATGATACGTCTGTGATCAACCAGGAGGTCAAATGA
- a CDS encoding TRAP transporter large permease, producing the protein MLFVFMFMGTPVAVALGLSSLLTILFFGTDSLASLSLKMYETSEHFTLMAIPFFVLAGAFMTTGGVAKRMIRFAIATVGHFHGGLAIASVMACCLFAAVSGSSPATVVAVGSIVIAGMVRSGYPKPFAAGVVCNAGTLGILIPPSIVMVVYGAATETSVGALFMAGVIPGISLGLLLMIAIYIVARIKNYPRQPRASLKEVLAAGRDSIWGLALIFIILGGIYGGIFTPTEAAAVSAVYAFLVAVFVYRDIGLRQVPDVLVDAAKVTIMLMFIIVNALLFAHVLTTERIPQIIAEQIIAWDMQAWQFLIVVNILLLVAGMFMEPTGIILILAPILFPIATQLGIDPVHLGIIMVVNLEIGMVTPPIGLNLFVTAGITKMSIGQVMRAASPWLILLLGFLIIITYVPAISLWLPQLLG; encoded by the coding sequence ATGCTGTTCGTGTTCATGTTCATGGGCACGCCGGTTGCGGTGGCATTGGGTTTATCCTCACTGCTGACCATTCTGTTCTTCGGCACAGATTCCCTGGCCTCATTGTCGCTCAAAATGTACGAGACGTCTGAGCACTTTACGCTTATGGCCATCCCGTTTTTTGTACTGGCAGGCGCTTTCATGACTACCGGCGGTGTGGCCAAGCGCATGATTCGCTTTGCAATCGCCACCGTCGGGCATTTCCATGGCGGTCTTGCTATTGCATCTGTCATGGCCTGCTGCCTTTTTGCGGCAGTCTCCGGATCATCTCCGGCTACCGTGGTTGCAGTGGGCTCTATTGTGATTGCGGGCATGGTTCGCTCTGGCTATCCCAAACCCTTCGCGGCCGGCGTGGTATGTAACGCCGGTACACTGGGCATTCTGATTCCGCCCTCAATCGTCATGGTGGTTTACGGGGCTGCAACAGAAACCTCGGTAGGTGCGCTTTTTATGGCAGGTGTAATACCGGGCATTTCGCTGGGTTTACTGCTCATGATCGCCATCTATATTGTAGCCAGGATCAAAAATTACCCCAGGCAACCGCGCGCCAGCCTCAAGGAAGTACTCGCCGCCGGCCGCGATTCCATCTGGGGCCTGGCACTAATCTTTATCATCCTTGGTGGTATATACGGCGGTATTTTTACACCAACCGAAGCGGCGGCTGTTTCTGCAGTCTACGCATTCCTGGTAGCCGTGTTTGTTTATCGCGATATCGGCTTACGGCAAGTGCCAGACGTGCTGGTCGATGCTGCCAAAGTCACGATCATGCTGATGTTCATCATTGTAAACGCCTTGCTTTTTGCCCATGTATTGACCACCGAGCGCATTCCGCAAATCATCGCAGAACAAATCATTGCGTGGGATATGCAAGCTTGGCAGTTTCTGATTGTCGTCAATATTCTGCTGCTGGTCGCCGGCATGTTCATGGAGCCGACAGGCATTATTCTTATTCTTGCACCAATCCTGTTTCCAATTGCCACACAACTGGGGATTGATCCGGTGCACCTGGGCATTATCATGGTCGTCAACCTGGAAATCGGCATGGTTACGCCGCCGATCGGCCTGAACCTTTTCGTTACCGCTGGAATCACCAAAATGTCTATCGGCCAAGTCATGCGGGCCGCTTCGCCATGGCTGATCCTGTTGCTGGGATTCCTGATTATCATCACCTATGTTCCCGCCATCTCCTTGTGGCTGCCGCAGCTATTGGGATAG
- a CDS encoding HTH domain-containing protein has translation MDSLTAACARMLAAGDVLNALKLVALRDDPPALALRGVAMARLGDYARARELLEQAARKFGPHEPVQRARCIVAGAEVALAMRQLDSPLHMLAAALATLQARNDHANALQARLIMARRFLLLGRLQDASATICDLDTAGVPASLVAVAELVQAELALRSLHMERAQIALRRAQAAADQATIPALQAEVTAMQKTLQRPAARLRTADDDKTLTLAEVADLFASTALVVDGCRRGISVDGTWLSLARRPILFELIRALACAWPGDVSRQSLIATVFRLHDPDESHRARLRVEMGRLRKLVSTMAQIEATANGYALMPRDNRSAVVLAPPIDSDAAALLALLADGAPWSTSALAQALGASQRTVQRALADLQANGQVHALGKSRVRRWVSSSLAGFTTILLLPSVLALK, from the coding sequence ATGGATTCCCTGACTGCCGCTTGCGCCCGTATGCTTGCTGCCGGCGATGTGCTCAATGCCCTGAAGCTGGTTGCACTGCGCGATGACCCGCCTGCGCTTGCCTTGCGCGGCGTGGCCATGGCACGCCTGGGGGACTACGCCCGAGCCCGTGAGCTGCTTGAGCAGGCGGCCCGCAAGTTCGGCCCCCATGAACCCGTGCAAAGAGCGCGCTGCATTGTTGCTGGCGCAGAAGTGGCTCTGGCTATGCGCCAGCTCGATAGCCCATTGCACATGCTTGCCGCTGCACTGGCCACCCTGCAGGCGCGCAATGATCATGCCAATGCCCTGCAGGCCCGGCTTATCATGGCGCGCCGCTTTCTGTTGCTCGGCCGCCTTCAGGATGCGTCGGCAACGATCTGCGATCTTGATACGGCCGGCGTACCGGCCTCTCTGGTCGCCGTGGCAGAACTGGTCCAGGCCGAGCTTGCACTGCGCTCATTGCATATGGAGCGCGCCCAAATCGCGCTGCGCCGAGCCCAGGCTGCTGCCGACCAGGCCACGATCCCTGCGCTTCAGGCCGAAGTGACAGCAATGCAAAAAACACTGCAGCGCCCCGCTGCACGCCTGCGCACGGCCGATGACGACAAGACATTAACGCTTGCAGAGGTTGCCGACCTGTTTGCCTCGACCGCACTGGTGGTCGATGGCTGTCGTCGGGGCATCAGTGTTGACGGCACGTGGCTGTCACTGGCCCGGCGGCCCATTCTGTTTGAACTGATCCGTGCGCTTGCCTGCGCCTGGCCCGGTGATGTGTCGCGGCAGTCGCTGATCGCAACGGTTTTTCGGCTTCACGATCCAGATGAATCGCATCGAGCACGCTTGCGCGTAGAAATGGGACGACTGCGCAAGCTGGTCAGCACGATGGCACAGATAGAAGCGACCGCCAACGGATATGCGCTGATGCCGCGGGACAATCGAAGCGCAGTGGTGCTGGCTCCGCCCATTGACAGCGATGCAGCGGCATTGCTGGCGCTGCTTGCCGATGGTGCGCCCTGGTCCACCTCGGCCCTGGCGCAGGCTTTGGGCGCCAGCCAGCGTACCGTACAGCGGGCACTGGCCGATCTTCAGGCCAACGGTCAGGTTCATGCACTAGGAAAATCGCGCGTACGCCGCTGGGTCTCCTCATCTCTGGCCGGTTTCACGACAATATTGTTACTCCCCTCTGTACTGGCGTTGAAATAG